In one window of Posidoniimonas corsicana DNA:
- a CDS encoding protein kinase domain-containing protein, which yields MATQCAPNIEVPEGYALADRLGAGGYGEVWKATAPGGVEKAIKVVFGHCDEELAERECKALDRIRSVRHPFLLSIERYEVVNHRLVIVTELADRSLDARFKECRAAGEQGVPRDELINYLADAAEALDCLSERYSLQHLDIKPENLLLVGDHVKVADFGLVKDIASQTLNSLIGGMTPLYSPPELYDDEPSPFSDQYSLAIVYQHMLTGEAPFSGRTPAQLAKQHMQAAPILTPLDEHDRQVVGRALSKDPAHRFVSCRQFIAALRGEVPAGAAPPAAPAPVQPTPGSSSTEETKSAASLNTAPIGDRKPLPAAPPPAALPAAAKSSARPRTSFPAVSPDVIDQAPPQGVGPAEAISTPTLVVGLGGVGGALLAAFAERAAPPGVACLAIDTDMDALKATCRAASEEALGRDDLLHTPLRRPRDYRDDSQDLLKWLSRRWLYNIPRSLTTRGFRPLGRLAMVDHAEQVLEALYVRLQRLAQGADVDPVEVQVVLLAGASGATGSGTAIDIAQAVRSVAAELGVGVRVRGVFASTFRPESQDSLAASNMYALLEELHHAQRSGNRGEATPNGPASFYERDTPPFDELRLVDLPTRNDAAARQRAIASVASLVRLESTHNAVPNTASSQSGKGVAFAHHRCLDLDGVREALVLQHNLQRVREFSRYCLKADSGLTDPAAEPFGRYANSRLAGRLLQLIEPPPEGLDAAKMSEAARLRAERLELAAASTRVLEACLRDNGADEASGQLTGEFAPAYGELLEELAEGVARHEDAEHFCGEFLRSRLPERLAERSGGGAGERVLSVVREFLAMKPPLNCGHHRVALLVGDSPSTDALAQAAPLAGPLPAPGAGDQLLLLGSGITPLQLGARLAESFADIEDAASRLHARDDIEWPGLR from the coding sequence ATGGCGACACAGTGCGCGCCGAACATCGAGGTGCCGGAGGGCTACGCGCTGGCGGACCGGCTGGGCGCCGGCGGCTACGGCGAGGTCTGGAAGGCCACCGCCCCAGGCGGCGTCGAGAAGGCGATCAAGGTCGTGTTCGGCCACTGCGACGAGGAGCTGGCCGAACGCGAGTGCAAGGCGCTCGACCGGATCCGCAGCGTGCGGCACCCGTTCCTGCTGTCGATCGAACGCTACGAGGTGGTCAATCACCGGCTGGTGATCGTGACCGAGCTCGCCGACCGCAGCCTGGACGCGCGCTTCAAGGAGTGCCGCGCCGCCGGCGAGCAGGGCGTGCCGCGTGACGAGCTGATCAACTACCTGGCCGACGCGGCCGAGGCGCTGGACTGCCTGTCCGAACGCTACTCGCTGCAGCACCTGGACATCAAGCCGGAGAACCTGCTGCTGGTTGGCGATCACGTGAAGGTGGCCGACTTCGGCTTGGTGAAGGACATCGCGTCGCAGACGCTCAACTCGCTGATTGGCGGCATGACGCCGCTCTACTCGCCACCCGAACTCTACGACGACGAGCCCTCCCCCTTCAGCGACCAGTACAGCCTGGCGATTGTGTACCAGCACATGCTGACCGGCGAGGCGCCCTTCTCCGGCCGCACGCCCGCCCAGCTCGCCAAGCAGCACATGCAAGCGGCACCCATCCTGACGCCGCTCGACGAGCACGACCGCCAGGTGGTTGGCAGGGCGCTGTCCAAAGACCCGGCGCACAGGTTCGTCAGCTGCCGGCAGTTCATCGCCGCGCTGCGGGGTGAGGTTCCGGCGGGGGCGGCGCCGCCCGCCGCGCCGGCCCCTGTCCAACCGACGCCGGGTTCCTCGTCCACCGAAGAGACGAAGTCCGCCGCGTCGCTCAACACGGCGCCGATCGGCGACCGCAAGCCGCTGCCCGCCGCGCCGCCGCCAGCCGCCCTGCCGGCCGCGGCCAAGAGCAGCGCCCGACCCAGGACCAGTTTCCCGGCGGTCTCGCCCGACGTGATCGACCAAGCGCCGCCGCAAGGCGTCGGCCCGGCCGAGGCCATCTCGACGCCCACGCTGGTCGTTGGCCTGGGAGGAGTCGGGGGAGCGCTGCTGGCCGCGTTCGCCGAGCGTGCGGCGCCGCCGGGCGTCGCCTGCCTGGCGATTGACACCGACATGGACGCCCTCAAAGCGACCTGCCGCGCCGCGTCGGAAGAGGCCCTCGGCCGCGATGACCTGCTGCACACCCCGCTCCGCAGGCCGCGCGACTACCGCGACGACTCGCAAGACCTGCTGAAGTGGCTCAGCCGCCGCTGGCTGTACAACATCCCGCGATCGCTCACCACGCGCGGCTTCCGACCGCTGGGCAGGCTGGCGATGGTCGACCACGCCGAGCAGGTGCTCGAGGCGTTGTATGTTCGCCTGCAGCGGCTAGCGCAAGGAGCCGACGTCGATCCGGTGGAAGTCCAAGTGGTGCTGCTGGCCGGCGCGAGCGGCGCCACCGGCTCCGGCACGGCGATCGACATCGCACAGGCCGTGCGCTCGGTCGCCGCCGAGCTGGGCGTCGGCGTGCGGGTGCGTGGCGTGTTCGCCAGCACTTTCCGGCCCGAGTCGCAGGACTCGCTCGCGGCGTCCAACATGTACGCCTTGCTGGAAGAACTGCACCACGCGCAGCGGAGCGGCAACCGCGGCGAAGCGACGCCCAACGGCCCGGCCTCGTTCTACGAGCGAGACACTCCGCCCTTCGACGAGCTGCGGCTGGTCGACCTCCCCACCCGCAACGACGCCGCTGCCCGCCAGCGGGCGATCGCCAGCGTCGCGTCGCTGGTCCGTCTGGAGTCGACGCACAACGCCGTGCCGAATACGGCCTCTTCCCAATCCGGCAAGGGCGTTGCGTTCGCGCACCACCGCTGCCTGGACCTGGACGGAGTCCGCGAGGCGCTCGTGCTGCAGCACAACCTGCAGCGGGTCCGCGAGTTCTCCCGCTACTGCCTTAAGGCCGACAGCGGCCTGACCGACCCGGCCGCCGAGCCGTTCGGCCGGTACGCGAACTCACGGTTGGCGGGGCGGCTGCTGCAGTTGATCGAACCGCCGCCCGAGGGACTCGACGCGGCCAAGATGTCCGAGGCGGCGCGACTGCGGGCCGAGCGGCTGGAGTTGGCCGCCGCCTCCACTCGCGTGCTCGAGGCCTGCCTCCGCGACAACGGCGCCGACGAGGCCTCCGGGCAGCTCACCGGCGAGTTCGCGCCCGCCTACGGCGAGCTGCTGGAAGAGCTGGCCGAGGGCGTCGCCCGACATGAGGACGCCGAGCACTTCTGCGGCGAGTTCCTCCGCTCGCGACTCCCCGAGCGGCTCGCGGAGCGATCGGGAGGCGGCGCCGGCGAGCGCGTGCTGTCGGTCGTCCGGGAGTTCTTGGCGATGAAGCCGCCGCTCAACTGCGGGCACCACCGCGTCGCGTTGCTCGTGGGCGACTCCCCGTCTACGGACGCGTTGGCCCAGGCGGCGCCGCTCGCAGGCCCGCTGCCCGCGCCGGGCGCCGGCGACCAGTTGCTGCTGCTGGGCTCGGGGATCACTCCGCTGCAGCTCGGCGCACGGCTGGCCGAGAGCTTTGCCGACATCGAGGACGCCGCCAGCCGCCTGCACGCCCGCGACGACATCGAGTGGCCCGGCCTCCGCTAG
- a CDS encoding GH92 family glycosyl hydrolase, giving the protein MKPLPVLIVLFAGPCLAASPERLVDYVNPLLGTTTLWDKEDIGYEPTHRVWGGEVFPGSSVPNAMVQLTPVTQFRSGSGYQYEDGTIYGFAHTSKGHWNLCHVPLLPATTGYTARDYASPFSHDNESAHPGYYQVYLERYGVDAELTSTRRCAVHRYTFKEDAGKRLLANLSRSNERVREWDLEQDGPNAFSGFQRTGDSVYFYAVANHPIDRIETLQERRRRLPVVHFQDATGPLELRIGFSFVSVENARQNLEHEVADKSFQAVRDEASAEWEKLLGKVRVEGGTERQRRLFYSCLYRSFLWPALRSDVNQDFAGHGGERENLDFDYYTMPSLWDDYRNKLVLLEMLSPGVTSDVIRSMIYRAEPSGFMPTFFHGDHAAPFIAGAYLRGLRGFDAQRAYELLLRNATLENRTRPHVLAYIDKGYVPEQDVADPVLETVANAGVTKTLEYAYDDYAVARLAEALGDADNQRLLMQRTGAYKNVFDESTGFMRGRLASGEWIKEFDPERVFYEYMYREANAWQSTFFAPHDVPGLVALYGGPAAFEEKLDKLFSTPFTGREAYNMSVFLGQYCHGNQPDHNYPYLYTLIGKPEKSQRVLDHIMQKFYGMGPEGLAYAGMDDAGEMSAWYVFAAMGFYPFSPADPEFVVSAPLFDKVEIQLGDSAATIRKAGGGRRVVRVESGGRELDGFVLPHPALTRGDTITISTEE; this is encoded by the coding sequence ATGAAGCCTCTTCCCGTTCTTATTGTGCTATTTGCTGGGCCGTGCCTGGCCGCATCGCCGGAACGGCTGGTCGATTATGTGAACCCGCTGCTGGGCACGACTACGCTGTGGGACAAGGAGGACATCGGCTACGAGCCGACCCACCGGGTGTGGGGCGGCGAGGTGTTCCCCGGCTCGTCGGTCCCCAACGCGATGGTCCAGCTGACCCCGGTCACGCAGTTCCGCAGCGGGTCGGGGTACCAGTACGAGGATGGGACCATCTACGGATTCGCCCACACCAGCAAGGGGCACTGGAACCTGTGTCACGTGCCGCTGCTGCCGGCGACCACCGGCTACACCGCGCGTGACTACGCCTCGCCGTTCAGCCACGACAACGAGTCGGCGCACCCGGGCTACTACCAGGTGTACCTGGAGCGGTACGGCGTTGACGCCGAGCTCACCTCCACGCGGCGATGCGCGGTGCACCGTTACACCTTCAAAGAGGACGCGGGCAAGCGGCTGCTGGCCAACCTGTCGCGTTCGAACGAGCGCGTGCGGGAGTGGGACCTCGAGCAGGATGGGCCCAACGCCTTTAGCGGCTTCCAACGGACCGGCGACAGCGTCTACTTCTACGCCGTGGCGAACCACCCGATCGACCGTATCGAAACGCTGCAGGAACGCCGCCGCCGTCTGCCGGTCGTGCACTTCCAGGACGCCACGGGCCCGCTGGAGCTTAGGATCGGCTTCTCGTTCGTTAGCGTCGAGAACGCCCGGCAGAACCTCGAGCACGAGGTGGCCGACAAGTCGTTCCAAGCGGTCCGCGATGAGGCTTCCGCCGAGTGGGAGAAGCTGCTCGGCAAGGTCCGTGTGGAGGGCGGCACGGAGCGGCAGCGGAGGCTGTTCTACTCGTGCCTGTACCGCTCGTTCCTCTGGCCCGCCCTGCGGAGCGACGTCAACCAGGACTTCGCCGGGCACGGCGGGGAGCGCGAGAACCTGGACTTCGATTACTACACGATGCCCTCTCTGTGGGACGACTACCGCAACAAGCTGGTGCTGCTGGAGATGCTCTCGCCCGGCGTAACGAGCGACGTGATCCGGTCGATGATCTACCGCGCCGAGCCCTCCGGCTTCATGCCGACCTTCTTCCATGGCGACCACGCGGCGCCGTTCATCGCCGGCGCGTACCTCCGCGGGCTCCGCGGGTTCGACGCGCAGCGGGCGTACGAGCTGCTGCTGCGGAACGCCACGCTGGAGAACCGCACGCGACCGCACGTGCTGGCCTACATCGACAAAGGCTACGTGCCGGAGCAGGACGTGGCCGACCCGGTGCTGGAGACCGTCGCCAACGCCGGAGTCACCAAGACGCTGGAGTACGCCTACGACGACTACGCCGTGGCGCGGCTCGCCGAGGCGCTCGGCGACGCCGACAACCAGCGGTTGCTGATGCAGCGGACCGGCGCCTACAAGAACGTGTTTGACGAGTCGACCGGTTTCATGCGGGGACGGCTGGCCAGCGGCGAATGGATCAAGGAGTTCGACCCGGAGCGGGTGTTCTACGAGTACATGTACCGCGAGGCGAACGCCTGGCAGTCCACGTTCTTCGCCCCGCACGACGTGCCCGGGCTGGTTGCGCTGTACGGCGGGCCCGCGGCGTTCGAGGAGAAGCTGGACAAGCTGTTCTCGACGCCGTTCACCGGCCGCGAGGCGTACAACATGTCGGTCTTCCTCGGCCAGTACTGCCACGGCAACCAGCCGGACCACAACTACCCGTACCTATACACACTGATCGGCAAGCCGGAGAAGTCTCAGCGGGTGCTGGACCACATCATGCAGAAATTCTACGGCATGGGCCCGGAGGGCCTGGCGTACGCCGGCATGGACGACGCCGGTGAGATGTCTGCCTGGTACGTGTTCGCCGCGATGGGCTTCTACCCGTTCTCGCCGGCCGACCCCGAGTTTGTCGTGTCGGCGCCGCTGTTCGACAAGGTAGAGATCCAGCTAGGCGACAGCGCCGCCACGATCCGCAAGGCGGGCGGAGGCCGCCGGGTGGTCCGTGTCGAGAGCGGCGGCCGCGAGCTGGACGGTTTCGTCCTGCCCCACCCCGCGCTGACGCGGGGAGATACGATCACGATCTCGACCGAGGAGTGA
- a CDS encoding TlpA disulfide reductase family protein: MPRILRCLLLTTLSSAPVALAAAGPTGVLTLSGGDYYQGEWLDGGDPGVIRWRPGFVGEPFEFGWESVAYATLPPPRDAVLPRGAFRFELSGGDVVVGDLVDLSPEWFTVSATLNGADPPQQLRIPRGRVRGLVRAAQGDGGQNANEFYIGPDQLSAWDPSDEGDWQYAVGGLSTSASHASASRDVKLPVRALIEVELSWKRGADFSLELGVTKQAASTALGIFEVWIQGGDGKPKKVQEAQPLNAPGAPAESKQDQTEAFRIETVGGHLVAVQESAPAADLAPLRELAPGAGRVQLRLYLDQTANRLTVTTPAGEQLAELGVGGRTVRFGSGIKLTNREGDIRLDRLAVSPWNGAPPASVRGDQPRVTLKSGESVHGELTGYRPEQGRLLVTPAADEPASDESDNDAEASEDEVDPTEPQATEVALDEVVSIVFPGGDSEEAAPGGAVLSVNLHNGLRITGAARGVEQERLRIASPNLDEELVVSLADVRAVRSASILPEDGAPAAKRKSLPRLETDDSRSVGVLSAGTEDHADRGDASCLMWRPEGSRNAAPLLDNVSGRLLFREPPPKPTTQAMGAAAPAPQQRQRGVLGAIASVFSFQPAEPSAAPERQDAVMYLRVGDKLPCTVNRIDDEGVHFSSPYSNSDFAPHNRVKAIELVTDGVDGRMTSAQRDKLLTLPRVRENDPPTHLLVSTKGDYLRCRLRSLTDEHAVVEVRLEEATLERSRIARIIWLDPPDNPSDGADAQDAPPQRDRPRVQAVQRDGVRLTFYLDRLEEQPAADNQRGKGGQTLLIGESDVLAACSVAVDSIDMLLLGDRIEQARAELSYQRWKMQNAPAPRDAADSEAGDASTNFPLVGQPAPPLKLPFYSVGADQGGKEFQIEDYRGEVLVLDFWASWCGPCMQVMPVVDQVGEDFADRGVKVVAVNLQEGAEEITAALDRLQLKPHIALDRDGVAAQRYQVSGIPQTVVIGRDGRVANVFVGGGAQYEARLRAAIEAAVAAEDVE; encoded by the coding sequence GTGCCACGAATCCTGCGCTGCCTCCTGCTGACCACCCTGTCCTCCGCGCCGGTCGCCCTTGCGGCTGCGGGACCCACCGGGGTCCTGACCCTCTCGGGCGGCGACTACTACCAGGGCGAGTGGCTCGACGGCGGCGACCCGGGCGTCATCCGGTGGCGGCCCGGGTTCGTGGGCGAGCCGTTCGAGTTCGGCTGGGAGTCGGTCGCGTACGCCACGCTGCCCCCGCCCCGCGACGCGGTCCTGCCGCGAGGGGCTTTCCGGTTTGAGCTGTCCGGCGGCGATGTCGTGGTGGGCGACCTGGTGGACCTCTCGCCGGAGTGGTTCACGGTGTCGGCGACGCTCAACGGCGCCGACCCGCCGCAGCAGCTACGTATCCCCCGCGGCCGTGTCCGCGGGCTGGTCCGCGCCGCTCAGGGCGATGGCGGGCAGAACGCCAACGAGTTCTACATCGGGCCAGACCAGCTCTCCGCCTGGGACCCCAGCGATGAGGGCGACTGGCAGTACGCCGTGGGCGGCCTGTCTACCTCGGCTAGTCACGCGTCCGCCAGCCGAGACGTAAAGCTGCCGGTCCGCGCGTTGATCGAGGTGGAGCTGTCGTGGAAACGCGGCGCCGACTTCTCGCTCGAGCTGGGCGTCACCAAGCAAGCCGCGAGCACCGCCCTGGGCATATTCGAGGTCTGGATCCAGGGCGGCGATGGGAAACCGAAGAAGGTGCAGGAGGCCCAACCGCTCAACGCTCCCGGCGCGCCGGCTGAGAGCAAGCAGGATCAGACCGAGGCCTTCCGCATCGAGACCGTCGGCGGGCACTTGGTTGCCGTGCAGGAGAGCGCCCCCGCGGCCGACCTGGCGCCGCTGCGCGAGTTGGCGCCGGGGGCGGGCCGGGTCCAGCTCCGGCTGTACCTCGACCAGACCGCCAACCGGCTGACCGTCACCACGCCCGCGGGCGAGCAGCTCGCCGAGCTTGGCGTGGGGGGACGCACGGTGCGGTTCGGCAGCGGGATCAAGCTGACCAACCGAGAGGGCGACATCCGCCTCGACCGGCTGGCGGTGAGCCCGTGGAACGGCGCCCCGCCGGCAAGCGTCCGCGGCGACCAGCCCCGCGTGACGCTCAAGTCGGGCGAATCCGTGCACGGTGAGCTGACCGGCTACCGACCCGAGCAGGGTCGCCTGCTTGTTACCCCGGCGGCCGACGAGCCCGCCAGCGATGAGTCGGACAACGACGCCGAAGCCAGTGAGGACGAGGTCGACCCGACCGAGCCGCAGGCGACCGAAGTCGCCCTGGACGAGGTGGTGAGCATCGTGTTCCCAGGCGGAGATTCCGAAGAAGCGGCGCCGGGGGGCGCCGTGCTGAGCGTCAACCTGCACAACGGGCTGAGGATCACCGGCGCCGCGCGGGGCGTCGAGCAGGAGCGGCTGCGGATAGCCAGCCCCAATCTAGACGAGGAGTTGGTGGTGTCGTTGGCGGACGTGCGCGCCGTTCGTTCGGCCAGCATTCTCCCCGAGGACGGCGCGCCGGCGGCCAAGAGGAAGTCGCTGCCCAGGCTCGAAACGGACGACTCGCGTTCCGTCGGCGTGCTGTCGGCGGGGACCGAAGATCACGCCGATCGGGGCGACGCGTCGTGCCTGATGTGGCGTCCCGAGGGGAGTCGCAACGCGGCGCCGCTCCTAGACAACGTTTCCGGCCGGCTGCTGTTCCGCGAGCCCCCGCCCAAGCCGACGACGCAGGCGATGGGCGCCGCCGCGCCCGCGCCGCAGCAGCGGCAACGCGGCGTGCTGGGCGCCATCGCGTCGGTGTTCTCGTTCCAGCCGGCGGAGCCCTCAGCGGCGCCCGAGCGACAGGACGCCGTGATGTACCTCCGCGTAGGGGACAAGCTGCCCTGCACGGTCAACCGGATCGACGACGAGGGGGTCCACTTCAGCTCGCCGTACTCCAACTCCGACTTCGCCCCGCACAACCGGGTCAAGGCGATCGAGCTGGTCACCGACGGCGTCGACGGGCGGATGACCAGCGCGCAGCGGGACAAGCTGCTCACGCTGCCCCGCGTTCGCGAGAACGACCCGCCCACCCACCTGCTGGTGTCGACCAAGGGCGACTACCTCCGCTGCCGACTACGGTCGCTGACCGACGAGCACGCGGTGGTCGAGGTCCGCCTCGAGGAGGCGACGCTCGAACGGTCGCGGATCGCCCGCATCATCTGGCTCGACCCGCCCGACAATCCGTCCGACGGGGCGGACGCCCAGGACGCCCCGCCGCAGCGCGACCGCCCCCGCGTGCAGGCGGTGCAACGCGACGGCGTACGCCTGACGTTCTACCTCGATCGGCTCGAGGAGCAGCCGGCCGCCGACAACCAGCGGGGCAAGGGCGGGCAGACGCTGTTGATCGGCGAGAGCGACGTGCTGGCCGCCTGCAGCGTCGCGGTCGACAGCATCGACATGCTGCTGCTGGGCGACCGCATCGAGCAGGCCCGGGCGGAGCTTTCTTACCAGCGTTGGAAGATGCAGAACGCGCCCGCGCCGCGTGACGCCGCCGACTCCGAGGCGGGCGACGCGTCCACCAACTTCCCGCTGGTGGGCCAGCCGGCGCCGCCGCTCAAGCTGCCGTTCTACAGCGTCGGCGCGGACCAGGGCGGCAAGGAGTTCCAGATCGAAGACTACCGGGGCGAGGTGCTGGTGCTCGACTTCTGGGCCAGCTGGTGCGGGCCATGCATGCAGGTGATGCCGGTCGTGGACCAGGTGGGAGAGGACTTCGCCGACCGCGGCGTTAAGGTGGTGGCGGTGAACCTGCAGGAGGGCGCCGAGGAGATTACCGCCGCGCTCGACCGCCTGCAGCTTAAGCCCCACATCGCCTTAGACCGTGACGGCGTGGCCGCGCAGCGTTACCAGGTTTCGGGCATCCCGCAGACGGTGGTCATCGGCCGCGACGGCCGCGTCGCTAACGTGTTTGTGGGGGGCGGCGCCCAGTACGAGGCCCGCCTGCGCGCGGCCATCGAGGCGGCGGTCGCCGCGGAAGATGTTGAGTAA
- a CDS encoding diguanylate cyclase — protein MASEPNAIDVTIVSTDPAFLKETAWTLSVFGYRATASTDWSEEAAWQQSTRPGVTLLDLRETDADDLATLGPRGAGYSCRIAIADQHAQVDDALLGLVDDVIAYPVNSGELLSRVRTAARRLEFERRFQQAAVAEPGGGMLTRRGLTAALGRGDSSDAVLALLAVDFFDVIVHEHGQHAAHRLLNTLGRRVHQQLGAEAEVATAAPGVFGVLFRGGSLEDAQAAVQRVVSAFSSSETIARETRSRPSLSAVVARCDADLPPDELLQRAESALEYASCYGGGRVLEVATVEAELDAWRDRVENGALLQSVAARHVMAPLPLAIGQDRLPTRLDELRRAADQKQTLPDCVPVVGADGAVTGVVNLPLLQRSALTRTAVDDADLVTDQFWTCPAGAALSDVLNAFSEHQTETLVVVEDALPVGYITCNAVTELYTSAVDAGAYRRQAPVGRVEDLAVPLARPESRPPAVDPCEDVPTVCETAV, from the coding sequence GTGGCTTCCGAACCAAACGCTATCGACGTCACGATCGTTTCCACCGACCCCGCATTCCTAAAGGAGACGGCCTGGACCCTCTCGGTTTTCGGGTACCGCGCGACCGCTTCGACCGATTGGAGCGAAGAGGCGGCTTGGCAGCAGTCCACCCGTCCCGGCGTCACGCTGCTCGACCTGCGGGAGACCGATGCCGACGACCTCGCCACGCTCGGCCCCCGCGGCGCGGGCTACTCGTGCCGCATCGCGATCGCCGACCAGCACGCCCAGGTAGATGACGCGTTGCTCGGCCTGGTCGACGACGTCATCGCCTACCCGGTCAACTCGGGCGAGCTGCTCTCCCGGGTCCGCACCGCGGCCCGCCGGCTGGAGTTCGAGCGGCGATTCCAGCAGGCGGCCGTGGCTGAGCCCGGAGGCGGGATGCTCACCCGCCGCGGACTGACCGCCGCGCTGGGCCGCGGCGACTCGTCGGACGCTGTCCTGGCGCTGCTGGCGGTCGACTTCTTTGACGTGATTGTGCACGAGCACGGCCAGCACGCGGCCCACCGGCTGCTCAACACGCTGGGCCGCCGCGTCCACCAGCAGCTCGGCGCCGAGGCGGAAGTAGCCACGGCGGCGCCCGGCGTGTTTGGCGTGCTGTTCCGTGGGGGCAGCCTCGAGGACGCGCAGGCCGCGGTGCAGCGGGTGGTCAGCGCCTTCTCTTCCAGCGAGACCATCGCCCGCGAGACGCGATCCCGGCCTTCGCTGTCGGCGGTGGTCGCCCGCTGCGACGCCGACCTGCCGCCCGACGAGCTGCTGCAGCGGGCGGAGTCGGCGTTGGAGTACGCCTCGTGCTACGGCGGTGGGCGGGTGCTGGAGGTCGCGACCGTCGAGGCCGAGCTGGACGCCTGGCGGGACCGCGTCGAGAACGGCGCCCTGCTGCAGAGCGTCGCGGCGCGGCACGTGATGGCGCCGCTGCCGCTGGCGATCGGTCAGGACCGCCTGCCGACCCGCCTGGACGAACTGCGCCGCGCGGCCGACCAGAAGCAGACCCTGCCCGACTGCGTGCCGGTTGTCGGGGCCGACGGCGCCGTGACGGGCGTCGTGAACCTGCCGCTCCTCCAGCGGTCGGCCCTGACGCGGACCGCCGTGGACGACGCCGACCTCGTGACCGATCAGTTCTGGACCTGCCCCGCTGGCGCCGCGCTGAGCGACGTGCTCAATGCCTTCTCCGAACACCAGACCGAAACCCTCGTTGTAGTAGAAGACGCCCTGCCGGTTGGCTACATCACCTGCAACGCGGTGACCGAGCTGTACACCTCCGCCGTGGACGCCGGCGCCTACCGCCGGCAGGCGCCAGTCGGCCGCGTCGAGGACCTCGCCGTGCCGCTGGCCCGCCCCGAGTCCCGCCCCCCGGCCGTCGACCCGTGCGAGGACGTGCCCACCGTGTGCGAGACCGCCGTCTAG
- a CDS encoding FHA domain-containing protein, with the protein MLPKLNSDSENRPRFEYYPPGSSKLRTVMVEQTPFIIGRGENSGLEINSTSVSREHAQLERTAGGYLLRDLGSTNGTWINGARITEQTLHDGDAVRIADICLTFVCSSLGRLQSMVTQPLAAGPAPADTASTPARVAAARTLSESLLRVSLPLRREEVHELPFRDLVAVKVGVDQPHAGLLESVDSPDPGSVAARFQDVAWLLAAQQSAGRAPGACTLLKLERRGRLNGQCVAAFQQAQLSLPGPGALGVSVPWEWVNDSPQALRTCESLRSVGARLSLENFSGGARCVESLAPATPDFLTLAPEVVRDIATNQRRAQRLEIVQAACEEAGVRLVLPGEASAEDSQAAQELGVTCGVAGSLEARESAFASEQALL; encoded by the coding sequence GTGCTACCGAAGCTGAATTCCGATAGCGAGAACCGCCCCCGGTTCGAGTACTACCCGCCGGGCAGCTCGAAGCTCCGCACCGTGATGGTCGAGCAGACGCCGTTCATCATTGGGCGGGGCGAGAACTCGGGGCTGGAGATCAACTCCACCAGCGTGTCGCGCGAGCACGCGCAGCTCGAGCGGACCGCGGGCGGCTACCTGCTCCGCGACCTCGGCAGCACCAACGGCACCTGGATCAACGGCGCACGCATCACCGAACAAACCCTGCACGACGGCGACGCCGTGCGGATAGCGGACATCTGCCTGACGTTTGTCTGCTCGTCGCTGGGTCGGCTGCAGAGCATGGTCACCCAGCCGCTGGCCGCCGGGCCGGCGCCGGCAGACACCGCCTCGACCCCCGCGCGGGTCGCCGCGGCCCGCACGCTAAGCGAGTCGCTGCTGCGGGTGTCGCTGCCGCTGCGGCGGGAAGAGGTTCACGAGCTGCCGTTCCGCGACCTCGTCGCGGTGAAGGTCGGCGTTGACCAGCCGCACGCCGGGCTGCTGGAGTCGGTCGACTCGCCGGACCCTGGTTCGGTTGCGGCCCGCTTCCAGGACGTCGCGTGGCTGCTGGCCGCGCAGCAGTCCGCCGGCCGGGCGCCCGGCGCCTGCACGCTGCTCAAGCTGGAGCGGCGCGGGCGGCTGAACGGCCAGTGCGTGGCCGCCTTCCAGCAGGCGCAGCTGTCGCTGCCCGGACCCGGCGCGCTGGGCGTCAGCGTGCCGTGGGAGTGGGTCAACGACTCGCCCCAGGCGCTGCGGACGTGCGAGTCGCTCCGGTCGGTGGGGGCGAGGCTGTCGCTCGAGAACTTTTCTGGCGGCGCGCGGTGCGTCGAGTCGCTGGCCCCGGCCACGCCCGACTTCCTGACGCTCGCCCCCGAGGTGGTGCGGGACATCGCCACCAACCAGCGGCGGGCGCAGCGGCTAGAGATCGTGCAGGCCGCCTGCGAGGAGGCGGGCGTGCGGCTGGTGCTGCCGGGCGAGGCGTCCGCCGAGGACAGCCAGGCGGCTCAGGAGCTGGGCGTCACGTGCGGCGTGGCGGGATCGCTGGAGGCGCGTGAGTCGGCCTTCGCCAGCGAGCAGGCGTTGCTCTGA